One region of bacterium genomic DNA includes:
- a CDS encoding cyclic-di-AMP receptor encodes MKLILAVVTQRDAPVVMEALVAAKLQVTKLASMGGFLKKGNVTLLIGTEDAQVDDALQVITRTRPSREPAGPTDGGIAFVLKVDRLVRVDAGTTESVLTD; translated from the coding sequence ATGAAGCTGATTCTTGCCGTCGTGACGCAGCGGGACGCACCGGTCGTAATGGAGGCGCTGGTGGCGGCAAAACTGCAGGTCACCAAGCTCGCCAGCATGGGCGGCTTCTTGAAGAAGGGGAACGTGACCCTGCTGATCGGGACGGAGGACGCCCAGGTCGATGACGCGCTCCAGGTGATCACGCGAACGCGTCCCTCGCGGGAGCCAGCCGGGCCCACCGACGGCGGCATCGCCTTCGTGCTCAAGGTGGATCGGTTGGTCCGGGTCGACGCGGGCACGACCGAGTCGGTGCTCACCGACTAA